One genomic window of Isachenkonia alkalipeptolytica includes the following:
- the msrB gene encoding peptide-methionine (R)-S-oxide reductase MsrB has protein sequence MKTKKKIILLLVFVLLLGSIYTVASSREQNGEEQGVVETNPVYNREDYSVATFAGGCFWCMEPPFRKLPGVIDVTSGYTGGDTENPTYEEVTAGGTGHVEAVEVIYDEERISYESLLQVYWRQINPTDDGGQFVDRGHSYTSAIFYHDEEQRELAKTSKEALEASGRFDRGLVTPIRAATEFYRAEEYHQNYAQRNPRRYNFYTRNSGRDEFLDDVWGEEREYSVPHKINGFVKPSDEELQEMLTPLQYRVTQEDGTEPAFNNEYWDNKEEGIYVDIVSGEPLFSSKDMYDSKTGWPSFTRPLVEENIVEREDRKLLMVRTEVRSLHGDSHLGHVFEDGPEPTGLRYCLNSAALRFIPKEDLAREGYEEFEDVFDH, from the coding sequence ATTAGTTTTTGTACTTTTGTTAGGGTCCATCTATACGGTAGCATCTTCAAGGGAACAGAATGGAGAAGAACAGGGGGTTGTGGAAACGAATCCCGTTTATAACCGGGAAGATTACAGCGTGGCCACTTTTGCCGGAGGCTGCTTTTGGTGCATGGAACCCCCCTTTCGAAAGCTGCCCGGTGTAATTGATGTGACCTCGGGATACACGGGAGGGGATACGGAAAATCCCACCTATGAAGAGGTGACCGCCGGGGGCACTGGACATGTGGAGGCCGTAGAGGTCATCTATGATGAAGAGCGGATCTCCTACGAATCCTTACTCCAGGTTTACTGGCGACAAATCAATCCCACCGATGATGGAGGACAGTTCGTGGACCGGGGACATTCCTACACTTCCGCCATCTTTTATCATGACGAAGAGCAGCGGGAGTTAGCAAAAACCTCGAAGGAAGCCCTGGAAGCATCGGGGCGATTTGACCGTGGCTTGGTAACCCCTATTCGAGCCGCTACCGAGTTCTACCGGGCGGAGGAGTATCATCAGAATTATGCGCAAAGAAATCCCCGCCGCTATAATTTCTATACAAGAAACTCGGGACGGGATGAGTTTTTAGACGACGTCTGGGGAGAGGAACGGGAATATTCGGTGCCCCATAAAATCAACGGCTTTGTAAAGCCTTCCGATGAAGAACTGCAAGAGATGCTGACGCCCCTGCAATACCGGGTTACCCAGGAGGACGGAACGGAACCGGCCTTTAACAATGAATACTGGGACAACAAGGAAGAGGGGATTTACGTGGACATCGTATCGGGAGAACCGCTTTTCAGCTCGAAGGACATGTATGACTCCAAAACCGGATGGCCCAGTTTTACTAGACCCTTAGTGGAGGAGAACATTGTGGAGCGGGAAGATCGAAAATTGTTAATGGTTCGAACCGAGGTCAGGAGTCTCCACGGGGATTCCCATTTAGGCCATGTATTTGAGGACGGACCGGAACCTACGGGACTCCGTTATTGCTTGAATTCCGCCGCCCTGAGATTTATTCCGAAGGAGGATTTGGCAAGGGAGGGCTATGAAGAGTTTGAAGACGTATTTGATCATTGA